A segment of the Cenarchaeum symbiosum A genome:
AACACGGATCCGCCCCCACGCGATTAAATATTGTTTCTGCAAACCGGCGTGCGGGCCGCCCCCCGGCAGCAGATGCCCACTCCCGTATGATGCTTTTCCGCGGGCCATCCCCGCAGCCAAGCGCCCGTCCTGCAGGGGCCGGCCCTTAGGCTCGGATCCTGTTGCCCCCCGCGGGCCGCGGGGTTTTTTGTTTAAATAAGGCGTGCGCCGATGTGTACCATGTCGGATGAGCCAACCTACTACATCAGCCATTCGTTCTACAAGCTTGACTCCAAGTGGAGGTGGATGGCGGACCTGGCCAAGGAGGAATCCGCAAGGGAGGTCGAGAATATAATAAAAAACTCAGGCATCAGGTTCAGGTCGTACTCGACCCTGGGGCTGCGTGCGGACGCCGACTTTATGTTCTGGCTTGCCGCAAGCAGCGCCGACGAGATACAGGACGCAGTCTCCAGGCTGTACCTGACCGTCTTTGGCAAGTACATACTTCCCACCATGACGTACCTGTCATGCACGCGCACGTCAATCTACACCCAGGTCCCAAGGACGCTGCCCGTCGTGGCAGGCGATCCCCCCAGAAAGTACGCGATAGTCTACCCCCTCACCAAGACAAGGGAGTGGTACCTGCTGCCGGAGGATCGGAGGCGGGAGATGATGGACCAGCACATAAGGGTGGGCCAAAAGTACCCCGGAATACTCCTGAATACCACGTACTCGCTCGGCATGCACGACGAGGACTTTATGCTTGCATTCGAGTGCGACAACCTCAAGGAGTTCCAGGACCTGATGATGGACCTCAGGGAGACCGAGGTCTCGCGCTATGTGGCAGTCGACACGCCGATGATCACCTGCATAAGCAAGGATATAGTACCGCTCATCTCCAGCCTGGGCTGACTATAATCATGCCAGGAACTCGGAGAGGTTCCTGCCCTCTTCTGTGAGCTCCACGTGGTGGTTCCTGCCCACCTTGTTCACGCTGATCAGGTTCCACTGGTCCTTGAGCGGCCGTATGATGTTCTTGTCAAGTGTTGTATACCTTACCTGGGAGTAGTTGTCCTTCTTGGCGTTTATCTTTACCAGGCCCTTCTCGTCGGCGATCTCGGCTAGCTTCTTTTTTGTGATCCTGCCCCCGTTCTCCCTTACTATCCCCAGCACCTGGATCAGGTCGGCCCGCGGGGTGTGGATCTCAAACGTGGGCAGCTGCTGTATCTCCCCGACGCCCGTCGACTGCTGCGTTCCCTTGAAACCCGCGTACTCTTCCGCCTCGGGATAAAACGGCCGTATGTTCCGCCTGTCCTTTGCCATCATGCACGCCATCATGCACCCGAGCGCCTGTATCTTTGAGCCCGATGCCACGTTGACGTATATCGTGCCGTCCTCTTCAAGCTCCAGCACCTCCCGGACTGTCCTTATCACCTCGAAGAGGTTGGACCTATCTGCGGAGATATCCCGGACTTCAATATCCGGCCCCAGTGCTTCCCTTATCCTGCCGGCGTACGACGTAGCCTTGTCCGCCGACGGGTTGGAATGCATCAGGAGGTAGAGCCTGTCTGCCTTGAGCCGCTTGGCTGGAATCACAATCCGGTCGATCTCAAACCCCACGGGGGCTATCTGTATGCGTAGATTCTCCAGTCCTTTCATAGTATCTATAGTATTGATAGTATCAAGATGATATATAATAATTTTGGCGAATCAGGTCAGGTATGAAATCACAGAAGACAGGCAACAGGGGCCGCTCACTGTTCCCGAGGATAAAGAGGGAGTTTGACGACGGACCTGATGAGGGCCCGTTGATCTACCGAAGGTAGGCGTGTGTCCGTCGGCTGGCGGAGCGGCGTTCTACTGGAAT
Coding sequences within it:
- a CDS encoding conserved hypothetical protein (COG3253), which produces MSDEPTYYISHSFYKLDSKWRWMADLAKEESAREVENIIKNSGIRFRSYSTLGLRADADFMFWLAASSADEIQDAVSRLYLTVFGKYILPTMTYLSCTRTSIYTQVPRTLPVVAGDPPRKYAIVYPLTKTREWYLLPEDRRREMMDQHIRVGQKYPGILLNTTYSLGMHDEDFMLAFECDNLKEFQDLMMDLRETEVSRYVAVDTPMITCISKDIVPLISSLG